One Cellulomonas soli DNA window includes the following coding sequences:
- the carB gene encoding carbamoyl-phosphate synthase large subunit yields the protein MPRRTDLHSVLVIGSGPIVIGQACEFDYSGTQACRVLKEEGLRVVLVNSNPATIMTDPEFADATYVEPITTEVLTSIIAKERPDALLPTLGGQTALNAAIALHEAGVLEEYGVELIGANIAAIQKGEDREQFKQVVEVCGGESARSVIVHGLDEALAAVDELGYPMVVRPSFTMGGLGSGIAYDETDLRRIVGQGLHYSPTTEVLLEESILGWKEYELELMRDKHDNVVVVCSIENVDPVGVHTGDSVTVAPALTLTDREYQNLRDIGIAVIREVGVDTGGCNIQFAVEPDTGRIVVIEMNPRVSRSSALASKATGFPIAKIAAKLAVGYTLDEIPNDITGSTPASFEPTLDYVVVKVPRFAFEKFPAADPTLTTTMKSVGEAMALGRNFTEALGKALRSLDKKGAQFHWEGAPAAGAELDTLIASIARPTERRLVDVQQVLRAGVPLETVFDRTKIDPWFLDQIQLVNEVAQATADADALTREALNHAKRHGLSDAQIAQLRGTTEDAVRGARHAVGLRPVYKTVDTCAAEFAASTPYHYSSYDEETEVAPRTRPAILILGSGPNRIGQGIEFDYSCVHAALALKGEFETVMINCNPETVSTDYDTSDRLYFEPLTFEDVLEVYHAELAAGPVAGLIVTLGGQTPLSLAHRLEAAGLPILGTSPKAIDAAEDRGEFGKVLEAAGLPAPAFGTATTLAGARDTARRIGFPVLVRPSYVLGGRGMEIVYDEEHLAEYVQRALDNAADGGRAGTLPPLLIDRFLDDAIEIDVDALFDGEEMFLGGVMEHIEEAGIHSGDSACALPPVTLSVAELERIRLSTEAIARGVGVHGLLNIQFALVSDILYVLEANPRASRTVPFVSKATGVSLAKAAALVMAGHSIADLRARGVLPHDDASVLDLDAPIAVKEAVLPFKRFRTDGGVVVDTVLGPEMRSTGEVMGFDVDFPTAFAKSQSAAYGGLPTGGRAFISVADRDKRSIVFPVKRLAELGFEILATAGTAAVLHRNGIDSRVVRKFSSGRGDDGEPTIVDLITAGEVDMVVNTPSGQGARADGYEIRAATTAADKAIVTTVQQLGAAVQAIEAAQAGPFRVTSLQEHDAATAARRAARAGSAA from the coding sequence ATGCCCCGGCGCACTGATCTGCACAGCGTCCTGGTGATCGGGTCCGGCCCGATCGTCATCGGCCAGGCCTGCGAGTTCGACTACTCCGGGACGCAGGCCTGCCGCGTCCTGAAGGAGGAGGGCCTGAGGGTCGTCCTGGTGAACTCCAACCCGGCCACGATCATGACCGACCCCGAGTTCGCCGACGCCACCTACGTCGAGCCGATCACCACCGAGGTGCTCACCTCGATCATCGCCAAGGAGCGCCCCGACGCGCTGCTGCCGACCCTGGGCGGGCAGACGGCCCTCAACGCGGCCATCGCGCTGCACGAGGCCGGGGTGCTCGAGGAGTACGGCGTCGAGCTGATCGGGGCGAACATCGCCGCGATCCAGAAGGGCGAGGACCGCGAGCAGTTCAAGCAGGTCGTCGAGGTGTGCGGCGGGGAGTCCGCCCGCTCGGTCATCGTGCACGGGCTCGACGAGGCCCTTGCGGCCGTCGACGAGCTGGGCTACCCGATGGTGGTCCGTCCTTCGTTCACCATGGGCGGCCTCGGCTCCGGCATCGCGTACGACGAGACCGACCTGCGCCGGATCGTCGGCCAGGGCCTGCACTACTCGCCGACCACCGAGGTGCTCCTGGAGGAGTCGATCCTCGGCTGGAAGGAGTACGAGCTCGAGCTCATGCGCGACAAGCACGACAACGTCGTGGTCGTCTGCTCGATCGAGAACGTCGACCCGGTCGGGGTGCACACCGGCGACTCGGTGACGGTCGCCCCGGCGTTGACGCTCACCGACCGCGAGTACCAGAACCTGCGGGACATCGGCATCGCGGTCATCCGCGAGGTCGGGGTCGACACGGGCGGCTGCAACATCCAGTTCGCCGTCGAGCCCGACACGGGCCGCATCGTCGTCATCGAGATGAACCCACGCGTGTCGCGGTCGTCGGCCCTGGCCTCGAAGGCCACGGGCTTCCCGATCGCGAAGATCGCAGCCAAGCTGGCCGTCGGCTACACGCTCGACGAGATCCCCAACGACATCACCGGTTCCACGCCGGCCTCGTTCGAGCCGACGCTCGACTACGTCGTGGTGAAGGTCCCGCGGTTCGCGTTCGAGAAGTTCCCCGCCGCGGACCCGACGCTGACCACGACCATGAAGTCCGTCGGCGAAGCGATGGCCCTGGGCCGCAACTTCACCGAGGCCCTGGGCAAGGCTCTGCGCTCCCTGGACAAGAAGGGTGCGCAGTTCCACTGGGAGGGCGCCCCGGCGGCAGGGGCGGAGCTCGACACGCTGATCGCCTCGATCGCCCGGCCCACCGAACGCCGCCTGGTGGACGTGCAGCAGGTGCTGCGTGCGGGGGTGCCGCTCGAGACGGTGTTCGACCGCACCAAGATCGACCCGTGGTTCCTCGACCAGATCCAGCTGGTCAACGAGGTCGCGCAGGCCACCGCGGACGCCGACGCCCTCACCCGCGAGGCGCTGAACCATGCCAAGCGGCACGGCCTGTCCGACGCGCAGATCGCGCAGCTGCGCGGCACGACCGAGGACGCGGTGCGCGGCGCCCGGCACGCCGTGGGCCTGCGTCCGGTCTACAAGACGGTCGACACCTGTGCCGCCGAGTTCGCGGCCAGCACGCCGTACCACTACTCGTCGTACGACGAGGAGACCGAGGTCGCCCCGCGCACGCGTCCCGCGATCCTCATCCTCGGCTCGGGTCCCAACCGCATCGGGCAGGGCATCGAGTTCGACTACTCGTGCGTGCACGCGGCACTGGCCCTCAAGGGCGAGTTCGAGACCGTGATGATCAACTGCAACCCGGAGACCGTCTCGACGGACTACGACACCTCCGACCGGCTGTACTTCGAGCCGCTGACGTTCGAGGACGTGCTCGAGGTCTACCACGCCGAGCTCGCCGCCGGCCCGGTCGCGGGGCTCATCGTCACGCTGGGCGGGCAGACCCCGCTGTCGCTGGCGCACCGGCTCGAGGCCGCAGGGCTGCCGATCCTGGGCACGTCGCCGAAGGCCATCGACGCCGCCGAGGACCGTGGCGAGTTCGGCAAGGTCCTCGAGGCCGCCGGGCTGCCGGCGCCGGCGTTCGGCACCGCCACCACGTTGGCCGGTGCCCGTGACACGGCCCGCCGCATCGGGTTCCCGGTCCTCGTGCGCCCGTCGTACGTGCTGGGCGGGCGCGGCATGGAGATCGTGTACGACGAGGAGCACCTGGCCGAGTACGTGCAGCGTGCGCTGGACAACGCGGCCGACGGGGGGCGCGCCGGAACCCTGCCGCCGCTGCTCATCGACCGGTTCCTCGACGACGCGATCGAGATCGACGTCGACGCCCTGTTCGACGGCGAGGAGATGTTCCTCGGCGGCGTCATGGAGCACATCGAGGAGGCCGGCATCCATTCCGGCGACTCGGCATGCGCGCTGCCGCCGGTGACGTTGTCGGTCGCCGAGCTCGAGCGCATCCGGCTGTCCACCGAGGCGATCGCCCGCGGTGTGGGTGTGCACGGGCTGCTGAACATCCAGTTCGCGCTGGTCTCGGACATCCTCTACGTCCTGGAGGCGAACCCCCGGGCGTCGCGCACCGTGCCGTTCGTCTCGAAGGCCACGGGCGTGTCGTTGGCGAAGGCCGCGGCGCTGGTGATGGCCGGTCACTCGATCGCCGACCTGCGTGCGCGAGGCGTCCTGCCGCACGACGACGCGAGCGTGCTGGACCTGGACGCGCCCATCGCCGTGAAGGAGGCCGTGCTGCCGTTCAAGCGGTTCCGTACCGACGGCGGCGTGGTCGTGGACACCGTGCTCGGCCCCGAGATGCGTTCGACGGGTGAGGTCATGGGCTTCGACGTCGACTTCCCGACGGCGTTCGCCAAATCCCAGTCGGCCGCGTACGGCGGTCTGCCGACCGGTGGCCGGGCGTTCATCTCGGTCGCCGACCGGGACAAGCGCTCGATCGTCTTCCCGGTGAAGCGCCTCGCGGAGCTCGGCTTCGAGATCCTCGCCACGGCGGGCACCGCTGCGGTGCTGCACCGCAACGGCATCGACTCGCGCGTGGTCCGCAAGTTCTCCTCGGGCCGCGGCGACGACGGCGAGCCGACCATCGTGGACCTCATCACGGCCGGTGAGGTCGACATGGTCGTGAACACCCCGTCCGGTCAGGGCGCCCGCGCCGACGGCTACGAGATCCGTGCGGCCACCACGGCGGCCGACAAGGCGATCGTGACGACCGTGCAGCAGCTCGGTGCCGCCGTGCAGGCGATCGAGGCGGCCCAGGCCGGTCCGTTCCGGGTCACGAGCCTGCAGGAGCACGACGCGGCCACGGCGGCGCGCCGCGCGGCCCGCGCGGGGTCGGCTGCATGA
- the pyrF gene encoding orotidine-5'-phosphate decarboxylase, which translates to MSVLDEGAPRPGERPTFGARLGAAMDSHGPLCVGIDPHPGLLAAWGLGDDVDGLRRFALTVLDAVGGRVAAVKPQSALFERHGSAGVAVLEEVVAAGRDLGTLVVVDAKRGDIGSTMAAYADAYLRDGSPLAGDALTVSPFLGFGSLAPAVEAAAATGRGLFVLALTSNPEGAAVQHARDSAGVAVATRIAAEAGTLNRAEIDRSGASLGSVGLVVGATIGDAARRLDLDLEAVHGPLLAPGVGAQGAGPAELAAVFGTARQAVLASSSRGVLAAGPDPQRLREAARRGADEAAAALR; encoded by the coding sequence ATGAGCGTCCTGGACGAGGGCGCTCCGAGGCCGGGGGAGCGGCCGACCTTCGGCGCGCGCCTGGGCGCAGCGATGGATTCTCACGGTCCGCTGTGCGTCGGCATCGACCCGCACCCCGGCCTGCTGGCCGCCTGGGGGCTCGGCGACGACGTCGACGGCCTGCGCCGGTTCGCCCTGACCGTGCTCGACGCGGTGGGTGGACGGGTGGCCGCCGTGAAGCCGCAGTCGGCGCTGTTCGAGCGGCACGGGTCGGCCGGGGTCGCGGTGCTCGAGGAGGTCGTCGCCGCAGGCCGTGACCTCGGCACGCTCGTTGTCGTGGACGCCAAGCGGGGTGACATCGGCTCGACGATGGCCGCCTACGCGGACGCCTACCTGCGCGACGGCTCCCCGCTGGCGGGCGACGCGCTCACGGTGTCCCCGTTCCTCGGCTTCGGCTCGCTCGCGCCGGCCGTGGAGGCTGCCGCGGCCACCGGGCGCGGGCTGTTCGTGCTGGCGCTGACCTCCAACCCGGAGGGTGCCGCCGTCCAGCACGCGCGGGACTCGGCCGGTGTGGCGGTGGCCACCCGGATCGCCGCCGAGGCCGGGACGCTCAACCGTGCCGAGATCGACCGGTCGGGTGCGTCGCTCGGTTCGGTGGGGCTGGTGGTCGGTGCCACGATCGGCGACGCGGCTCGTCGGCTCGACCTCGACCTGGAGGCCGTCCACGGGCCGCTGCTGGCACCCGGGGTGGGTGCGCAAGGGGCCGGTCCGGCCGAGCTGGCCGCGGTGTTCGGCACGGCCCGGCAGGCCGTCCTGGCGTCGTCCTCCCGAGGTGTCCTCGCTGCCGGACCGGACCCGCAGCGGCTGCGCGAGGCGGCACGCCGGGGTGCGGACGAGGCGGCCGCGGCGCTGCGCTGA
- the mihF gene encoding integration host factor, actinobacterial type, which translates to MALPPLTPEQRAAALQKAAAARQARAEVKNRLKYSQGTLSEVITLGQQDETIGKLKVLALLEALPGVGKVKARAIIEEIGISETRRVRGLGPHQVKALVERFG; encoded by the coding sequence GTGGCTCTCCCCCCGCTGACTCCCGAACAACGCGCCGCAGCGCTCCAGAAGGCCGCCGCCGCCCGGCAGGCCCGCGCCGAGGTGAAGAACCGTCTCAAGTACTCCCAGGGCACGCTCTCCGAGGTGATCACCCTGGGTCAGCAGGACGAGACCATCGGCAAGCTCAAGGTCCTGGCACTCCTCGAGGCCCTGCCCGGTGTGGGCAAGGTCAAGGCTCGTGCGATCATCGAGGAGATCGGCATCTCCGAGACGCGTCGTGTGCGTGGCCTGGGTCCCCACCAGGTGAAGGCCCTCGTCGAACGCTTCGGCTGA
- the gmk gene encoding guanylate kinase: MTTTPARLTVLAGPTAVGKGTVSADVRARYPQVWLSVSATTRAPRPGEIDGVHYHFVSAEEFDRMVLDGELLEWAVVHGRNRYGTPRGPVEARLAAGEPALLEIDLQGARQVRETMPDARFVFLAPPSWDELVRRLVGRGTEDAEERERRLTTARVELAAEPEFDHVIVNDDVTRATDELIEVMGLPTR; encoded by the coding sequence ATGACGACGACCCCCGCCCGGTTGACCGTGCTCGCCGGACCGACAGCCGTCGGCAAGGGAACGGTGTCCGCCGACGTCCGTGCCCGCTACCCGCAGGTCTGGCTGTCGGTGTCCGCGACGACGCGGGCCCCGCGGCCCGGAGAGATCGACGGCGTGCACTACCACTTCGTCAGCGCCGAGGAGTTCGACCGCATGGTTCTCGACGGCGAGCTCCTGGAGTGGGCCGTGGTGCACGGGCGCAACAGGTACGGCACGCCACGCGGCCCGGTCGAGGCGCGGCTCGCGGCCGGTGAGCCGGCACTCCTGGAGATCGACCTGCAGGGTGCGCGCCAGGTGCGCGAGACGATGCCGGACGCGCGGTTCGTCTTCCTCGCCCCACCGTCCTGGGACGAGCTCGTGCGCCGCCTGGTCGGTCGCGGCACCGAGGACGCGGAGGAGCGTGAGCGGCGCCTGACGACCGCGCGTGTCGAGCTCGCGGCCGAGCCGGAGTTCGACCACGTCATCGTCAACGACGACGTGACGAGGGCCACCGACGAGCTGATCGAGGTCATGGGCCTGCCGACCAGGTAG
- the rpoZ gene encoding DNA-directed RNA polymerase subunit omega, producing MSGTVAAPTGITDPPIDQLLERADSKYALVLYSAKRARQINAYYSQLNEGLLEYVGPLVETRPQEKPLSIAMREIDAGLLTVEATPED from the coding sequence GTGTCCGGAACCGTCGCAGCCCCCACCGGGATCACCGACCCGCCGATCGACCAGCTGCTCGAGCGCGCGGACTCCAAGTACGCCCTCGTGCTGTACTCGGCCAAGCGTGCGCGTCAGATCAACGCGTACTACTCCCAGCTCAACGAGGGCCTGCTCGAGTACGTCGGCCCGCTGGTCGAGACCCGTCCGCAGGAGAAGCCGCTGTCGATCGCCATGCGCGAGATCGACGCGGGCCTGCTGACGGTCGAGGCCACTCCGGAGGACTGA
- the coaBC gene encoding bifunctional phosphopantothenoylcysteine decarboxylase/phosphopantothenate--cysteine ligase CoaBC — MRIVLGVAGGIAAYKSVLLLRLLREAGHEVRVVPTRASLEFVGRATWEALSGQPVTTDVFEDVDQVAHVAVGKGADLVVVAPATADLLARAAAGLADDLLTATLLVARCPVLLAPAMHTEMWQHPATSANVATLRARGVHVLEPDFGRLTGADSGPGRLPEPEAILAAALALVTARSAADDLAGRRVVVSAGGTREPLDPVRYLGNRSSGMQGLALARTALARGAQVTLVAANVALPVPAGVDVVRVGSAAELREAVREAAAEADVVVMAAAVADFRPETVVGTKIKKDDDGSVPSIRLVRTVDVLAELAHDRLRDGQVVVGFAAETGDADGSVLEHGRAKALRKGADLLVVNAVGDGKGFGTADNDVTVLDGGGDVVITASGSKDEIAHTVWDAVLALAGPRSAFGTHGG; from the coding sequence ATGCGGATCGTCCTCGGTGTCGCGGGCGGCATCGCCGCCTACAAGTCCGTCCTGCTGCTGCGCCTGCTGCGCGAGGCGGGCCATGAGGTGCGGGTCGTGCCGACCCGGGCGTCGCTGGAGTTCGTCGGCCGCGCCACCTGGGAGGCCCTGTCGGGCCAGCCGGTGACGACGGACGTGTTCGAGGACGTCGACCAGGTGGCCCACGTGGCCGTCGGCAAGGGCGCCGACCTGGTCGTCGTCGCCCCGGCGACGGCCGACCTGCTGGCCCGTGCGGCAGCGGGACTCGCCGACGACCTGCTGACCGCCACCCTGCTCGTGGCACGCTGCCCGGTGCTGCTGGCCCCGGCGATGCACACCGAGATGTGGCAGCACCCGGCGACCAGCGCCAACGTGGCGACGTTGCGGGCCAGGGGCGTGCACGTGCTCGAACCCGACTTCGGTCGCCTCACGGGTGCCGACTCGGGCCCCGGTCGACTCCCTGAGCCCGAGGCGATCCTCGCCGCGGCGCTCGCCCTCGTGACCGCTCGCTCCGCCGCGGACGACCTCGCCGGTCGGCGCGTCGTGGTCTCCGCAGGCGGCACGCGCGAGCCGCTCGACCCCGTCAGGTACCTCGGCAACCGCTCGTCGGGCATGCAGGGACTGGCGCTCGCTCGCACCGCACTGGCCCGGGGTGCCCAGGTGACGCTCGTCGCCGCGAACGTCGCGCTGCCCGTGCCCGCCGGCGTCGACGTCGTGCGGGTCGGCTCGGCCGCCGAGCTGCGGGAGGCCGTCCGGGAGGCCGCCGCCGAGGCCGATGTCGTGGTCATGGCCGCGGCCGTGGCCGACTTCCGCCCGGAGACGGTGGTCGGGACCAAGATCAAGAAGGACGACGACGGGTCGGTGCCGTCGATCCGGCTCGTGCGGACCGTCGACGTGCTGGCCGAGCTCGCGCACGACCGGCTCCGTGACGGCCAGGTCGTCGTCGGGTTCGCGGCGGAGACCGGCGACGCCGACGGCTCGGTGCTCGAGCACGGCAGGGCGAAGGCGCTGCGCAAGGGCGCCGACCTGCTCGTCGTCAACGCCGTCGGCGACGGCAAGGGCTTCGGCACGGCGGACAACGACGTCACCGTGCTGGACGGCGGGGGCGACGTGGTGATCACGGCGTCGGGGTCGAAGGACGAGATCGCGCACACCGTGTGGGACGCCGTCCTTGCCCTGGCGGGCCCGCGGAGCGCCTTCGGCACGCACGGCGGCTGA
- the metK gene encoding methionine adenosyltransferase: protein MTEPAMRLFTSESVTEGHPDKICDQISDAILDAILDQDPQARVAVETMVTTGLVHVAGEVTTSAYVEIPQIVRQVVRGIGYTSSHIGFDGDSCGVSVSIGQQSPDIAAGVDKAIEIREDAGVDPLDQQGAGDQGLMFGYASDDTPSLLPLPIWLAHRLAERLTLVRKQGIVAGLRPDGKTQVTIGYEGDRAVRLDTVVLSTQHEPDLRLDDQLRPAIAEHVVAPVLAGLGLELDSTDYRLLVNPTGTFVVGGPQGDAGLTGRKIIVDTYGGIARHGGGAFSGKDPSKVDRSAAYAMRWVAKNVVAAGLARRCEVQVAYAIGKAHPVGLYVETFGTETVPLERLTAAIREVFDLRPAAIIRDLDLLRPIYQRTAAYGHFGRELPEFTWERTDRVTDLQSAVG, encoded by the coding sequence ATGACCGAGCCCGCGATGCGCCTGTTCACGTCCGAGTCGGTGACGGAGGGCCACCCGGACAAGATCTGCGACCAGATCTCCGACGCGATCCTCGACGCGATCCTCGACCAGGACCCGCAGGCGCGTGTCGCCGTGGAGACCATGGTGACCACGGGTCTCGTGCACGTCGCCGGCGAGGTCACCACCAGCGCCTACGTCGAGATCCCGCAGATCGTGCGCCAGGTCGTCCGGGGGATCGGCTACACGTCCTCGCACATCGGCTTCGACGGCGACTCGTGCGGCGTCTCGGTGTCCATCGGCCAGCAGTCGCCCGACATCGCCGCCGGCGTCGACAAGGCCATCGAGATCCGCGAGGACGCCGGTGTCGACCCGCTCGACCAGCAGGGCGCCGGTGACCAGGGCCTCATGTTCGGCTACGCGAGCGACGACACCCCGAGCCTGCTGCCGCTGCCGATCTGGCTGGCGCACCGTCTCGCCGAGCGCCTGACGCTCGTGCGCAAGCAGGGCATCGTCGCGGGCCTGCGTCCGGACGGCAAGACGCAGGTCACCATCGGCTACGAGGGCGACCGCGCGGTCCGCCTCGACACCGTGGTCCTCTCGACGCAGCACGAGCCCGACCTGCGGCTGGACGACCAGCTGCGTCCCGCGATCGCCGAGCACGTGGTCGCGCCCGTGCTGGCGGGCCTCGGGCTGGAGCTCGACTCGACGGACTACCGCCTCCTGGTCAACCCCACGGGCACGTTCGTCGTGGGTGGGCCTCAGGGCGACGCCGGCCTGACCGGGCGCAAGATCATCGTCGACACGTACGGCGGGATCGCCCGGCACGGTGGCGGCGCGTTCTCCGGCAAGGACCCCTCGAAGGTCGACCGGTCGGCCGCCTACGCCATGCGCTGGGTCGCCAAGAACGTGGTCGCCGCCGGCCTGGCCCGTCGCTGCGAGGTCCAGGTGGCGTACGCCATCGGCAAGGCGCACCCGGTGGGCCTGTACGTCGAGACGTTCGGGACCGAGACGGTGCCGCTCGAGCGGCTCACCGCCGCGATCCGTGAGGTGTTCGACCTGCGTCCGGCCGCGATCATCCGCGACCTGGACCTGTTGCGTCCGATCTACCAGCGCACGGCGGCGTACGGGCACTTCGGTCGGGAGCTGCCGGAGTTCACCTGGGAGCGCACGGACCGCGTGACCGACCTGCAGTCCGCCGTCGGCTGA
- a CDS encoding primosomal protein N', translating to MTGPGEQLTLAGLPVPRARRRPRASTGPVVPAEVDPVARVAIDLPPPHLDRPFEYLVPATLAEAAVPGTRVKVRFGGQDVDGYVLARVEEAEHDGALVPLRKVVSAEPVLAPAVLRLARAVADRYAGTLADVLRLALPSRHARVEAEDAGIDAVPTSVAVSPSATAWTPYRGGPAFLQHLGAGGSPRAVLSALPGPVGADWATAVAQAVAATVLGGRGALVVVPDARDVDRVCAALADVGVPAWSRGTRGGVVRLMADDGPAARYRSFLAARRGLAPVVVGTRASAFAPVADLGLVVCWDDGDPLHAEPRAPYPHVREVLALRAELEGTGLLVAAHARTVEAQVLVESGWARQVVADRAQVRARTPRVQALTSVELAREGAAAAARLPAPAWRALRDALVHGPVLVQVPRAGYVPAVACGRCRTIARCTTCHGPLGLDRADGTPTCRWCGRLATGWRCGECGDAALRSVRVGSERTAEELGRAFPQIPVRVSGARAAAGVLASVPDSPALVVSTPGAEPVAPLGYAAAVLLDAAVATAGTSLRASEDALRRWMTAAALVRPIGEGGQVLLVGDAAPRPTQALVRWDPVGFAARELAERVELALPPAVRTATVRGPRDAVTAVLGRLVLPEGSDVLGPVPVDDDGGGAVRRGTDSLDPDVRALVRVPRAGGPALTRTLAASLAVRSARREGGTVRTQVDAPEPV from the coding sequence ATGACGGGTCCCGGTGAGCAGCTGACCCTGGCGGGGCTGCCCGTCCCTCGCGCGAGGCGACGGCCGCGCGCGTCGACGGGTCCCGTCGTGCCCGCCGAGGTCGACCCTGTGGCGAGGGTCGCGATCGACCTGCCGCCACCGCACCTCGACCGACCGTTCGAGTACCTCGTGCCGGCCACGCTCGCCGAGGCCGCGGTACCGGGCACCCGGGTGAAGGTGCGGTTCGGCGGGCAGGACGTCGACGGCTACGTGCTCGCACGGGTCGAGGAGGCGGAGCACGACGGCGCCCTGGTGCCGTTGCGCAAGGTCGTCTCGGCGGAGCCCGTGCTGGCCCCCGCCGTGCTGCGCCTCGCCCGTGCGGTGGCGGACCGCTACGCGGGCACGTTGGCCGACGTGCTGAGGCTGGCGCTCCCGTCCCGGCACGCGCGCGTCGAGGCTGAGGACGCGGGGATCGACGCCGTCCCGACCTCGGTGGCCGTCAGTCCTTCGGCCACCGCCTGGACGCCCTACCGGGGCGGTCCGGCGTTCCTGCAGCATCTCGGGGCGGGGGGCTCGCCTCGCGCCGTGCTGTCGGCGCTTCCCGGCCCGGTCGGTGCCGACTGGGCGACGGCCGTGGCGCAGGCGGTGGCGGCCACGGTGCTCGGTGGCCGTGGGGCACTCGTCGTCGTCCCCGACGCGCGGGACGTCGACCGGGTCTGCGCCGCGCTGGCGGACGTCGGTGTCCCCGCCTGGTCGCGGGGGACCCGTGGTGGCGTCGTCCGTCTCATGGCGGACGACGGGCCGGCCGCGCGGTACCGCTCGTTCCTCGCAGCACGCCGGGGGCTCGCCCCGGTGGTCGTGGGGACGCGGGCATCGGCGTTCGCGCCCGTCGCCGACCTCGGCCTGGTCGTCTGCTGGGACGACGGGGACCCGCTGCACGCCGAGCCGCGAGCGCCGTACCCGCACGTGCGCGAGGTGCTCGCCCTGCGGGCGGAGCTGGAGGGCACCGGCCTGCTGGTCGCGGCGCACGCGCGCACGGTCGAGGCGCAGGTCCTGGTCGAGAGCGGATGGGCACGGCAGGTCGTCGCCGACCGTGCACAGGTGCGTGCCCGGACGCCGCGGGTGCAGGCGTTGACCTCGGTCGAGCTCGCGCGTGAAGGTGCCGCGGCGGCCGCGCGGCTGCCTGCGCCGGCGTGGCGGGCGCTGCGCGACGCCCTCGTCCACGGCCCGGTGCTCGTCCAGGTGCCCCGCGCCGGCTACGTCCCGGCTGTGGCGTGCGGTCGGTGCCGGACGATTGCCCGCTGCACGACGTGCCACGGGCCGTTGGGCCTCGATCGCGCCGACGGGACGCCCACGTGCCGTTGGTGCGGGCGCCTGGCGACGGGCTGGCGGTGCGGGGAGTGCGGGGACGCGGCCCTGCGGTCGGTCCGAGTCGGTTCCGAGCGCACCGCGGAGGAGCTCGGGAGGGCCTTCCCGCAGATCCCGGTCCGCGTCTCGGGGGCGCGCGCGGCCGCGGGTGTGCTGGCGTCCGTGCCGGACTCGCCCGCCCTGGTCGTGTCGACGCCCGGAGCCGAGCCCGTCGCCCCGCTCGGCTATGCCGCGGCCGTGCTGCTCGATGCAGCGGTCGCGACGGCGGGCACCTCGTTGCGGGCTTCGGAGGATGCCTTGCGCCGGTGGATGACGGCGGCAGCGCTCGTCCGTCCGATCGGCGAGGGAGGGCAGGTGCTGCTCGTCGGTGACGCGGCGCCGCGCCCCACCCAGGCCCTGGTGCGGTGGGATCCCGTCGGCTTCGCCGCGCGCGAGCTGGCGGAGCGGGTCGAGCTGGCGCTGCCACCGGCCGTGCGGACGGCGACCGTGCGAGGCCCGCGGGACGCGGTCACCGCGGTGCTCGGGCGACTCGTGCTGCCCGAGGGTTCCGACGTGCTGGGCCCGGTGCCGGTGGACGACGACGGTGGCGGCGCGGTGCGGCGCGGTACCGACAGCCTCGACCCTGACGTGCGCGCGCTGGTCCGGGTCCCTCGGGCGGGCGGACCCGCGCTGACGCGCACGCTCGCCGCGTCGCTGGCCGTGCGCAGCGCCCGCCGGGAGGGCGGCACCGTGCGTACCCAGGTCGACGCACCCGAGCCCGTATGA